The following coding sequences are from one Streptomyces sp. NBC_01485 window:
- a CDS encoding response regulator transcription factor, producing MSAETGRTNGEEPRIRVLACDDQALVRAGYATIFSAQPDLEVVGEAGDGIEAVRLAAQLRPDVVVMDIRMPRLDGIEATRRIAGPDATDAIKVLVVTTFNLDEYVFDALRAGASGFLLKDTPPPELIAGIRTVAAGNALLAPEVTRRLVGRFGDRIRHEEAPASRVEDALTALTAREVEVLKRIAEGLSNAEIAAALVISPETVKTYVSRILAKLSLRDRVQAVILAYRIGLATPET from the coding sequence GTGAGCGCGGAGACCGGGCGGACCAACGGTGAAGAGCCTCGGATTCGTGTCCTGGCCTGCGACGACCAGGCTCTCGTGCGGGCGGGTTACGCCACCATCTTCTCCGCCCAGCCTGATCTTGAGGTTGTCGGCGAAGCCGGGGACGGTATCGAGGCGGTCCGGCTCGCCGCCCAACTCCGACCGGACGTCGTCGTCATGGACATCCGGATGCCGCGCCTCGACGGTATCGAGGCGACCCGGCGGATCGCCGGCCCGGACGCCACCGACGCGATCAAGGTGCTGGTGGTGACGACGTTCAACCTCGACGAGTACGTCTTCGACGCACTGCGCGCCGGAGCCAGCGGGTTCCTCCTGAAGGACACTCCGCCCCCGGAACTGATCGCGGGAATCCGCACGGTCGCCGCAGGCAACGCACTGCTGGCGCCCGAGGTCACGCGTCGTCTGGTAGGCCGTTTCGGTGACCGGATCCGACACGAGGAGGCTCCGGCGTCGCGGGTCGAGGATGCGCTGACCGCTCTGACCGCCCGCGAGGTCGAGGTCCTGAAGCGGATCGCCGAGGGGCTGTCCAATGCCGAGATCGCCGCCGCGCTCGTGATCAGCCCGGAGACGGTGAAGACCTACGTGTCCCGCATCCTGGCCAAACTCTCCCTGCGCGACCGGGTTCAGGCAGTGATCCTGGCCTATCGGATCGGGCTGGCCACGCCCGAGACCTGA
- a CDS encoding Crp/Fnr family transcriptional regulator: MGVVERIPFTEILRSAVLRDGSSASVMYLARGASAYSSGQQDGNLYLIEEGQIKLVSDSPDGKRCLLSVMVEGEFFGELAILSGTRMETATAMKPTVLRRVPASRLAAALQREHFAEDFALHLLSLLSDQQRVIANRVTMTSERRLAAALLELAWKVGKRQGVELRIDRRITHEDLSEMVGTTRSRVGFFLKNFRREGLIACGGSAHLTVNEPRLVRYLATD; the protein is encoded by the coding sequence ATGGGTGTGGTCGAGCGCATACCGTTCACGGAGATTCTGCGAAGCGCCGTGCTCCGAGATGGCAGCAGCGCGTCTGTGATGTACCTCGCCCGGGGAGCCAGCGCCTACTCGAGTGGGCAGCAGGACGGAAATCTTTATCTGATCGAGGAGGGGCAGATTAAACTCGTCTCCGACTCACCCGATGGAAAGCGATGTCTGCTTTCGGTGATGGTCGAAGGGGAGTTCTTCGGAGAGCTGGCGATCCTCTCAGGAACCCGTATGGAGACGGCGACGGCGATGAAGCCGACGGTGCTTCGCCGGGTTCCGGCGTCAAGGCTGGCCGCCGCGCTGCAGAGGGAGCACTTCGCGGAGGACTTCGCCCTCCATCTGTTGTCCCTGCTGTCGGATCAGCAGCGGGTGATCGCCAACAGGGTGACCATGACGAGTGAGAGGCGTCTGGCCGCCGCTCTCCTTGAGCTCGCATGGAAGGTGGGTAAGCGACAGGGCGTCGAGCTGAGGATCGACAGGCGCATCACTCACGAGGATCTCTCGGAGATGGTGGGCACCACGCGCTCGCGCGTCGGTTTCTTCCTCAAGAACTTCCGGCGCGAGGGGCTGATCGCCTGCGGCGGCAGCGCCCATCTCACCGTCAACGAACCACGTCTTGTCCGTTACCTGGCGACGGACTGA
- a CDS encoding TetR/AcrR family transcriptional regulator, producing MATGDGRGRPRKRDIDDAVLRVTRELVDERGYEAFGMREVAERAGTSLGALYRRWPGKHDLVVAALRAAARSIDVTPTDDPEADLLKGLVLLAQSLNGGARPLLAHLLAKPDSELSHAIREAKIDPFGAAHRQRLRRVIGSPPDFEERAALAPALIILTTMTTGHPPGQDEIRDRIMPLQRPH from the coding sequence ATGGCGACGGGCGACGGGCGGGGGCGACCCCGCAAGCGGGATATCGACGACGCCGTCCTGCGGGTCACCCGGGAACTGGTCGACGAACGCGGCTACGAGGCGTTCGGAATGCGTGAGGTCGCCGAACGCGCGGGCACCAGCCTCGGCGCCCTGTACCGGCGCTGGCCCGGCAAGCACGACCTGGTCGTCGCCGCCCTGCGCGCCGCCGCCCGCAGCATCGACGTCACACCCACCGACGACCCTGAGGCAGACCTTCTGAAAGGACTGGTCCTGCTGGCCCAGAGCCTCAACGGTGGCGCACGCCCCCTGCTGGCCCACCTCCTGGCCAAGCCCGACTCCGAACTGTCCCACGCGATACGCGAAGCCAAGATCGACCCCTTCGGCGCGGCGCACCGACAGCGACTGCGCCGGGTGATCGGATCACCGCCGGACTTCGAGGAACGCGCCGCCCTCGCACCGGCCCTCATCATCCTGACCACCATGACCACCGGACACCCTCCCGGTCAGGACGAGATCCGCGACCGCATCATGCCACTGCAGCGACCCCACTGA
- a CDS encoding patatin-like phospholipase family protein: protein MSETKRGSAIVLGGGGVTGIAWEIGVLAGLLEAGVDLGADAVFGTSAGSFVGTALAAGADIEELYATQQAPAVEEPTTKASRTLTAAWGWAFLRGHGDPERVGAGFGAVARRFTPQVSVEKRRRIVQARLHTMQWPDTLHVAATDADTGVLTAFDHTCGHLLTEVVSASGAVPGISPMVRFGGRNWIDGGMVSAANARLADGYERVLVIAPMPKGHAGIPSAQKDVEAMRATAKVELITPDPQSVQAIGPNPYDPARRGPVAAAGRSQGRQAATRIADLWL, encoded by the coding sequence ATGAGCGAAACCAAGCGAGGCAGTGCGATCGTTCTGGGCGGCGGAGGTGTGACCGGCATCGCCTGGGAGATCGGTGTTCTGGCCGGTCTGCTGGAGGCCGGGGTGGATCTGGGTGCGGATGCCGTGTTCGGGACCTCGGCCGGTTCTTTCGTCGGCACCGCGCTGGCCGCGGGCGCCGACATCGAAGAGTTGTACGCGACCCAGCAGGCGCCCGCCGTCGAGGAACCCACCACCAAGGCGTCACGCACACTGACCGCGGCCTGGGGCTGGGCATTCCTCCGCGGACACGGCGACCCCGAACGGGTGGGGGCCGGATTCGGGGCTGTCGCACGCCGCTTCACCCCCCAGGTCTCCGTGGAGAAAAGGCGCCGCATCGTGCAAGCACGGCTTCACACCATGCAGTGGCCGGACACGCTGCACGTCGCCGCGACGGATGCCGACACCGGCGTTCTGACCGCGTTCGACCACACCTGCGGCCACCTGCTGACCGAGGTCGTCTCAGCCAGCGGCGCGGTACCCGGCATCTCGCCGATGGTCCGGTTCGGCGGCCGGAACTGGATCGACGGCGGCATGGTCTCCGCCGCCAACGCACGACTGGCCGACGGCTACGAACGGGTCCTGGTCATCGCCCCCATGCCCAAAGGCCATGCAGGAATCCCCTCGGCTCAAAAGGACGTGGAAGCCATGCGGGCCACCGCGAAGGTCGAACTGATCACCCCCGACCCGCAGTCCGTCCAAGCGATCGGCCCCAACCCCTACGATCCAGCCCGCCGGGGGCCGGTGGCCGCCGCAGGCCGCAGCCAGGGCCGGCAGGCCGCCACCAGAATCGCGGACCTCTGGCTCTGA
- a CDS encoding HAMP domain-containing sensor histidine kinase, whose translation MDTLRDLLNWRSLRWKIAVLVAVACCAIALTVGILVHLSTLARSLNDGRSKAVTQLSQDVQDYERDGAPPDALRMPPGAMPDELLRRLGDPQGLRDGYATWYDGDGPGDHPSMWAAQTYRGSPVAVEVDMTSDLLTRRALDRHMWKYSLVALAVVVPLSALAAELPNRRLRRVARTAHRIAAGDLAARTAAGRGSDEIAEISATVDSMADSLLGRLLAEQRFTADVAHELRTPLMGLVIASGLLPEGEATDLVRDRVGVLRTLVENLLEISRLDAGAERADVGPVPLAEAVGESLARTGLQTQLTTAGALSAETDPRRLDRIVANLVVNAHRHGRAPVEVEVAGTCVTVRDHGPGFSRELLADGPQRFRTGASERGRGHGLGLTIALGQAQVIGASLSFANAPDGGAVATLRLPAAD comes from the coding sequence GTGGACACCCTGCGCGACCTGCTGAACTGGCGTTCGCTGCGCTGGAAGATCGCTGTGCTTGTCGCCGTGGCCTGCTGCGCCATCGCGCTGACCGTCGGGATTCTGGTCCACCTCAGCACCCTGGCCCGGTCGCTGAACGACGGCAGGTCCAAGGCCGTGACGCAGCTGTCCCAAGACGTGCAGGACTACGAGCGGGACGGCGCCCCGCCCGACGCGCTTCGGATGCCGCCCGGGGCCATGCCCGACGAGCTGCTGCGCCGGCTCGGGGACCCGCAGGGTCTGAGGGACGGGTATGCCACCTGGTACGACGGTGACGGCCCCGGGGACCACCCCTCGATGTGGGCGGCGCAGACGTACCGAGGCAGCCCCGTCGCGGTGGAAGTCGACATGACGTCCGACCTGCTCACCCGGCGCGCCCTGGACCGGCACATGTGGAAGTACTCCCTGGTCGCGCTGGCCGTCGTCGTACCGCTGTCAGCGCTCGCCGCGGAACTGCCCAACCGCAGGCTGCGGCGGGTGGCGCGGACCGCGCACCGGATCGCGGCCGGTGACCTGGCTGCCAGGACCGCGGCCGGCCGCGGCAGCGACGAGATCGCCGAGATATCTGCCACCGTCGATTCCATGGCCGACAGCCTGCTCGGGCGGCTGCTGGCCGAGCAGCGCTTCACCGCCGACGTCGCTCACGAATTGCGCACCCCGCTGATGGGTCTGGTCATCGCGAGCGGGCTGCTCCCCGAGGGGGAGGCCACGGATCTCGTCAGGGACCGGGTGGGCGTGCTGCGGACGCTGGTGGAGAACCTGCTGGAGATCTCCCGGCTCGACGCGGGCGCCGAGCGGGCCGACGTCGGGCCCGTTCCGCTCGCCGAGGCGGTCGGGGAGTCGCTGGCCCGCACCGGGCTGCAGACACAGCTCACCACGGCCGGCGCCCTGTCCGCCGAGACCGACCCGCGCCGGCTCGACAGGATCGTCGCCAACCTGGTCGTCAACGCCCACCGGCATGGTCGCGCCCCCGTCGAGGTCGAGGTGGCGGGGACCTGCGTGACCGTACGGGACCACGGCCCGGGCTTCTCCCGCGAACTGCTCGCCGACGGACCCCAACGGTTCCGCACCGGGGCGTCGGAACGCGGCCGGGGTCACGGCCTCGGGTTGACCATCGCGCTCGGCCAGGCCCAGGTCATCGGGGCGTCGCTGTCCTTCGCCAACGCGCCCGACGGCGGGGCCGTCGCCACGCTTCGCCTCCCGGCGGCCGACTGA
- a CDS encoding serine hydrolase domain-containing protein codes for MSTVGRCGGPGRTPSVDLAAAEGPQPPGGVVMARHDGTPRTDGRKQSWHRRGAAGVTALSLAVGVAATMMTGPADATPVDQKPANQDQNQRLAAIADQTVAAGTPGLIVRVDDGHGPVKTIVRQAAWSRKDHILAADDEFRMASNTKTVTATLILQLVAEHRVKLSDSIEKWLPGLVPNGQNITLRMLLNHTSGLDDFAYDPEALALMTGQVDELPTAQEVLAIGTKRPVLFAPGKGWSYSNTGYIALGLVLEKATGHSLADLVQQRIARPLGMKNTYLSTAVPSHHTRPAAHGYEPDATHLAPILPPGTPEGFGFVGPTRNEHVDVTAINQSWNGAAGAIVSTASDWARFDQSLMSGRLVPEPLLNEMRVVVPEDDSDGPGRSYGLGLEKIQTPCGTVWGHDGALPGYQSDNYTDLSGKRTVSVLSTTHFGLMTDPETGAAEDALVNAAICTMLDKPIPAG; via the coding sequence GTGTCCACCGTCGGGCGATGTGGCGGTCCCGGGCGCACTCCTAGTGTCGATCTCGCCGCTGCGGAAGGGCCGCAGCCACCAGGAGGAGTCGTCATGGCGAGGCACGACGGAACACCGCGGACAGACGGCCGCAAGCAGTCCTGGCACCGTCGCGGAGCGGCCGGGGTTACGGCCCTGTCCTTGGCCGTTGGCGTAGCCGCGACGATGATGACCGGGCCGGCCGACGCAACGCCGGTCGACCAGAAGCCCGCAAACCAGGACCAGAACCAGCGGCTGGCCGCGATCGCCGATCAGACCGTGGCCGCCGGAACTCCGGGTCTGATCGTGCGGGTGGATGACGGTCATGGACCGGTGAAGACAATCGTCCGACAGGCTGCCTGGAGCAGGAAGGATCACATCCTCGCGGCGGACGACGAGTTCCGGATGGCCTCCAACACCAAGACGGTCACGGCAACCCTGATCCTGCAGTTGGTCGCCGAACACCGGGTCAAGCTGAGCGACTCGATCGAGAAGTGGCTGCCCGGCCTGGTGCCCAATGGCCAGAACATCACCCTGCGGATGCTGCTCAACCACACCAGCGGGCTCGACGACTTCGCCTACGACCCCGAGGCCCTGGCGCTGATGACCGGTCAGGTGGACGAACTGCCGACCGCACAGGAGGTGCTGGCGATAGGGACCAAGCGGCCGGTGCTGTTCGCGCCCGGCAAGGGCTGGTCGTACAGCAACACCGGGTACATCGCACTCGGCCTGGTTCTGGAGAAGGCCACCGGGCACAGCTTGGCCGACCTCGTCCAGCAGCGAATCGCCCGGCCGCTCGGCATGAAGAACACCTACCTGTCCACTGCCGTCCCCTCTCACCACACCCGCCCGGCGGCGCACGGTTACGAGCCCGATGCCACCCACCTGGCACCCATCCTGCCGCCCGGCACACCGGAGGGCTTCGGCTTCGTCGGACCCACGCGCAACGAGCATGTCGACGTCACGGCGATCAACCAGAGCTGGAACGGGGCGGCCGGAGCGATCGTGTCCACCGCGAGTGACTGGGCGCGCTTCGACCAGTCCCTGATGTCCGGCCGGCTTGTCCCCGAGCCCCTGCTGAACGAGATGCGCGTCGTCGTCCCGGAGGACGATTCGGACGGGCCCGGCCGCAGCTACGGGCTGGGCCTGGAAAAGATCCAGACGCCGTGCGGGACGGTATGGGGTCACGACGGCGCCCTGCCCGGCTACCAGAGCGACAACTACACGGACCTTTCCGGGAAACGCACGGTTTCGGTGCTGAGCACCACTCACTTCGGCCTCATGACCGATCCGGAAACCGGCGCTGCCGAAGACGCACTGGTGAACGCTGCCATCTGCACGATGCTCGACAAACCCATCCCGGCCGGCTGA
- the cseB gene encoding two-component system response regulator CseB, giving the protein MSVPVAGGNALAPVAILLVEDDEVIRRSVTMALERYGYRVTSAGDGLTGLELFREGRHDLLLLDVMLPALDGIGLCRRVRETSMDPILMMSARGDALYVVSALEAGADDYVVKPVDTAVLVARIRSLLRRATFNPAALHYPPTEPVGGAARQEDSGRPDEHAPLVFGDLTIDIVGLEVFRAGEPVALAPTELRLLLELAANPGVVLDRQMLLRNVWDYGWDGDSRVVDLCVHRLRKKIGAERIQTARGFGYKLRR; this is encoded by the coding sequence ATGTCGGTTCCAGTGGCCGGTGGAAACGCCCTGGCGCCCGTGGCGATCCTGCTCGTCGAGGACGACGAGGTGATCCGCAGATCGGTCACCATGGCGCTGGAGCGCTACGGCTACCGTGTCACCTCCGCCGGCGACGGCCTGACCGGACTCGAGCTGTTCCGGGAAGGCCGCCACGACCTGCTGCTGCTGGACGTGATGCTGCCTGCCCTCGACGGCATCGGGCTGTGCCGCCGGGTCAGGGAGACCAGCATGGACCCGATCCTGATGATGTCCGCGCGCGGCGACGCCCTGTACGTGGTCTCCGCCCTGGAGGCGGGTGCCGACGACTACGTGGTCAAACCCGTCGACACCGCGGTGCTGGTGGCCCGGATCCGCTCGCTGCTGCGGCGGGCGACCTTCAACCCTGCCGCGCTGCACTACCCCCCGACCGAACCGGTGGGCGGTGCAGCGCGGCAGGAGGATTCCGGCCGCCCGGACGAACATGCCCCGCTGGTCTTCGGCGACCTGACCATCGACATCGTCGGTCTCGAGGTGTTCAGGGCGGGCGAACCGGTTGCGCTGGCCCCCACCGAGCTGCGGCTCCTGCTGGAACTGGCCGCGAACCCCGGCGTCGTTCTGGACCGGCAGATGCTGCTGCGCAACGTGTGGGACTACGGCTGGGACGGCGACAGCCGCGTGGTCGACCTGTGCGTCCACCGGCTGCGGAAGAAGATCGGAGCCGAGCGGATTCAGACCGCCCGCGGGTTCGGCTACAAGTTGCGGCGCTGA
- a CDS encoding 4'-phosphopantetheinyl transferase superfamily protein, whose amino-acid sequence MSDRSPQADAQEPPILPTGPRVDPYEMYAKMRADGVVQLIREPNGLHRQIVLRYEEAKAVMADPRFAKDPGLAWDQLREAGYVKGERDNREACLQHLVNTDPPDHTRLRRLISKAFTKRRMEETRPRTQEIAAELLDRMDPSGTVDLVEDYAHPLATTVICEILGVPDNDRGPGRRLRAAAPLPRGLTRLLARRAAPAPHPHHAGPCRTARPPGTAQAVGDRGRVDRRPRMSRTRQAHVWTCRVPRSPEGGDDQAARWLPLLSVSERDRMDRFRHAADRDLYATAHGLLRTALSRAAPGVDPTEWQFRTGPQGRPELAGEAAGTGLRFNLSHTAGLAACVVTRGPDCGIDVEALGRRSADHRSVRTVLAPSEAAALLALPEPSRAAGFLRYWTLKEAYAKAIGLGLSVPFDQCCFSFTGAPGSSGPGADTGAISLSHDHAGRWQFRQWLPGPEHLLALALRRGAGADLTVVGHGVDAGLPSDPRRSLSPPARAARPVSPSPGNGQDVVR is encoded by the coding sequence GTGAGCGACCGGTCCCCGCAAGCCGATGCCCAGGAACCCCCGATCCTGCCTACGGGCCCGCGGGTCGACCCGTACGAGATGTACGCCAAGATGCGCGCGGACGGCGTGGTGCAGCTCATCCGCGAGCCCAACGGCCTCCACCGGCAGATCGTCCTGCGCTACGAGGAGGCCAAGGCCGTGATGGCGGACCCGCGCTTCGCCAAGGATCCGGGCCTCGCCTGGGACCAGTTGCGCGAAGCGGGGTACGTCAAGGGCGAGCGCGACAACCGCGAGGCCTGTCTCCAACACCTGGTCAACACCGACCCGCCGGACCACACCCGGTTGCGTCGGCTGATCAGCAAGGCGTTCACCAAGCGGCGCATGGAGGAGACGCGGCCCCGCACGCAGGAGATCGCGGCTGAACTCCTCGACCGGATGGACCCGTCGGGGACCGTCGATCTCGTGGAGGACTACGCCCACCCGCTGGCGACCACGGTCATCTGCGAGATTCTCGGGGTGCCCGACAACGACCGAGGGCCAGGTCGGCGTCTCCGCGCTGCTGCGCCGCTTCCCCGAGGCCTCACTCGGCTGCTCGCCCGACGAGCTGCGCCGGCGCCCCACCCGCATCATGCGGGGCCTTGTCGAACTGCCCGTCCGCCTGGGACCGCACAAGCAGTAGGGGACAGGGGTCGAGTGGACCGCCGTCCGCGCATGTCCAGAACCCGGCAGGCCCATGTGTGGACCTGCCGGGTTCCGAGGTCCCCCGAGGGGGGAGACGACCAGGCCGCCCGGTGGCTGCCGTTGCTCTCGGTGAGCGAGCGGGACCGAATGGACCGCTTCCGCCACGCCGCGGACCGCGACCTCTATGCCACCGCGCACGGCCTGCTGCGTACCGCGCTGAGCCGGGCCGCACCCGGGGTCGATCCCACCGAGTGGCAGTTCCGCACCGGGCCGCAGGGCCGCCCGGAACTGGCGGGCGAGGCGGCCGGCACGGGGCTGCGGTTCAATCTCTCGCACACCGCGGGACTGGCCGCCTGTGTGGTGACCCGGGGGCCGGACTGCGGGATCGACGTCGAGGCACTCGGGCGTCGCAGCGCGGACCACCGGTCGGTGCGCACGGTCCTGGCCCCGTCCGAAGCGGCGGCGCTGCTCGCACTGCCGGAGCCGTCGCGCGCCGCGGGGTTCCTGCGCTACTGGACTCTCAAAGAGGCGTACGCCAAGGCCATCGGCCTCGGCCTGTCCGTTCCCTTCGACCAGTGCTGTTTCTCGTTCACCGGGGCCCCCGGGAGCAGCGGCCCGGGCGCGGACACCGGGGCCATCTCGCTGTCCCACGACCACGCCGGGCGTTGGCAGTTCCGGCAGTGGCTGCCCGGCCCGGAACATCTGCTGGCGCTCGCTCTGCGCCGGGGTGCCGGCGCCGACCTGACGGTGGTCGGCCACGGTGTGGACGCCGGCCTGCCGTCGGACCCCCGCCGGTCCCTGTCCCCGCCCGCTCGCGCCGCAAGGCCGGTCAGTCCGTCGCCAGGTAACGGACAAGACGTGGTTCGTTGA
- a CDS encoding trypsin-like serine protease, producing the protein MRTSIGRRAAAVLTTGVAVTATLMAALPAQAIVGGTESTHAYSFMGSFQPSYPAPPRPDKHGCGVEVLAPQWVLTASHCAGRNPTGAKAGVPRGWKVRVGSLDTTSGGEVAEVDHYYRLATSRDEGGFWGRDMALMHLRTPVRAKPVRIASTTPPDNTPVRIIGWGMTCDDSTNQACSPTRLREADTVAQPVSTCPSAEPSGELCIGSADGSVAASNMDSGGPALVREGGQWAVAGVVSGPDESGKTLYTDVTRHADWINGIITGTNVPPDDQIPDVEGAADLSNCVGSVVRTPASRPQDPALLLTNGHCVQGQWPAPGTALLDQQADREVPVADRQGYPQTTARAKRLVYATMTGTDIALYRLDKTYAQLKAEGAKIFQLTSTPVRAGDPLTVASTGIRYNCTAEAVVPHLREGGYQLNNSIRYTTTEDCTPWHGDSGSALLAPDGTTVVGIHNTHNDAGEQCTDNNPCEVGPNGEVTSEKGRGYGQQVYMITDCLAKGSRLDLSHRGCTLTGATPRSGHRDGRPSDQGRQGGSQTYKP; encoded by the coding sequence ATGCGCACGTCGATAGGCCGAAGGGCGGCCGCCGTCCTGACGACGGGGGTCGCGGTGACCGCGACCCTGATGGCCGCCTTACCGGCGCAGGCCATCGTGGGTGGCACCGAGTCCACCCATGCGTACTCGTTCATGGGCTCTTTTCAGCCGTCCTATCCCGCGCCGCCACGCCCGGACAAACACGGCTGTGGGGTGGAGGTCCTTGCGCCGCAATGGGTTCTGACCGCCAGCCACTGCGCCGGCAGGAACCCGACCGGCGCGAAGGCGGGTGTCCCGCGCGGCTGGAAGGTCCGGGTCGGGTCACTGGACACCACGTCCGGAGGCGAGGTCGCCGAGGTCGACCATTACTACCGGCTGGCGACCAGTCGAGACGAGGGGGGTTTCTGGGGCCGGGACATGGCGTTGATGCACCTGCGGACCCCGGTTCGGGCCAAGCCCGTGCGGATCGCCTCGACCACTCCGCCGGACAACACTCCCGTCCGCATCATCGGCTGGGGCATGACCTGCGACGACAGCACCAATCAGGCGTGTTCCCCCACGCGGCTGCGGGAGGCTGACACCGTGGCGCAGCCGGTCTCGACGTGTCCGTCAGCCGAGCCCAGCGGAGAGTTGTGCATCGGTAGCGCCGACGGCAGCGTCGCCGCGTCGAACATGGACTCCGGGGGTCCTGCGCTGGTCCGCGAGGGCGGTCAGTGGGCGGTGGCTGGTGTGGTCAGCGGCCCCGACGAAAGCGGCAAGACGCTGTACACCGATGTCACCAGGCACGCCGACTGGATCAACGGCATCATCACCGGCACCAACGTGCCCCCCGATGACCAGATCCCGGACGTGGAAGGTGCGGCGGACCTGAGCAACTGCGTGGGCTCAGTGGTCCGTACCCCCGCCTCCCGGCCGCAGGACCCGGCGCTGTTGCTGACCAACGGCCACTGCGTGCAAGGGCAGTGGCCCGCGCCCGGAACCGCGCTGCTGGACCAGCAGGCCGACCGCGAGGTGCCTGTCGCCGACCGTCAGGGCTACCCCCAGACCACCGCCCGTGCGAAACGGCTGGTGTACGCGACGATGACCGGCACCGACATCGCGCTCTACCGCCTGGACAAGACCTACGCGCAGTTGAAGGCCGAAGGCGCGAAAATCTTCCAGCTCACCTCCACCCCCGTGCGCGCAGGCGACCCACTGACCGTGGCATCCACCGGCATCCGCTACAACTGCACCGCCGAGGCCGTGGTCCCACACCTGCGGGAGGGCGGTTACCAGCTGAACAACTCGATCCGCTACACCACCACCGAAGACTGCACCCCCTGGCACGGCGACTCCGGCTCGGCGCTGTTGGCCCCCGACGGCACCACGGTCGTGGGAATCCACAACACCCACAACGATGCCGGCGAGCAGTGCACCGACAACAACCCCTGCGAAGTGGGCCCGAACGGGGAAGTAACCTCCGAGAAGGGCCGTGGCTATGGCCAGCAGGTTTACATGATCACGGACTGCCTGGCCAAGGGATCAAGACTGGACCTGTCCCACCGGGGCTGCACCCTCACCGGTGCCACGCCGCGTTCCGGCCACCGCGACGGCCGCCCCAGTGACCAGGGCCGGCAGGGCGGCTCCCAGACCTACAAACCCTGA
- a CDS encoding sensor histidine kinase, protein MQFWLDPLAASIKKSSAVSMRVGAETMRCGQSLIVWVRAQPMARRDAALAVGFTVLAFTPGLAEQGTALGWVTPQRSFDVPAALLVLGHSLPLAIRHRAPALCLTLISVSFFAYQCLGYRATVASLGLYLALYTAGMLVVRHRRRLLAACVVAYAVLSVCLEMSGSPNKPVEYPQLFAVPAACWMFGVWARTRLRQQEQLQQLALEAAMQDERERIARELHDVVTHHVTAMLVQADALPYRLDTASAEGRQRAETDLSSISTTGRRALADLRELLGVLSPAHDAKAAPREPTAGSLRELVEQTRLVGQPIELVEDRPSRVIDDGTGLVVYRVVQEALTNALKHAPGRRTVVRVLSVVPDHVIVEVRTEGPGHGPTNGPTSGLARGPRPAPSGRGLDGLRRRMALVAGELVAEQSVDGSFVVRATLPINGKAGGMGNIGTTGSTA, encoded by the coding sequence TTGCAGTTCTGGCTGGACCCATTGGCTGCGTCGATCAAGAAATCCTCCGCTGTGTCCATGCGCGTGGGGGCGGAGACGATGCGCTGTGGGCAGTCCCTGATCGTCTGGGTTCGGGCTCAGCCCATGGCCCGTCGTGATGCCGCGCTGGCCGTCGGATTCACGGTGCTGGCCTTCACTCCGGGCCTGGCCGAGCAGGGAACCGCCCTGGGGTGGGTGACGCCTCAGCGCTCCTTCGATGTGCCGGCGGCCCTGCTCGTGCTCGGGCACTCCCTGCCACTCGCGATACGCCACCGCGCTCCCGCGCTCTGTCTGACCCTGATCTCTGTGTCGTTCTTCGCCTACCAGTGCCTTGGCTACCGGGCTACGGTCGCGAGTCTCGGGCTCTACCTCGCGCTCTACACCGCCGGGATGCTCGTGGTCCGGCATCGGCGGCGGCTCCTGGCCGCGTGTGTCGTCGCGTATGCCGTCCTGTCCGTGTGTCTGGAGATGTCGGGGTCGCCGAACAAGCCGGTCGAGTATCCGCAGCTGTTCGCCGTCCCGGCGGCCTGCTGGATGTTCGGGGTCTGGGCCCGGACGCGTCTGCGGCAGCAGGAGCAGCTGCAGCAGCTCGCACTGGAGGCGGCCATGCAGGACGAACGGGAGCGGATCGCGCGGGAACTGCATGATGTCGTGACCCACCATGTGACGGCGATGCTGGTGCAGGCCGACGCCCTGCCGTATCGGCTGGATACGGCCTCCGCCGAAGGCCGGCAGCGAGCCGAGACCGATCTGTCGTCGATCAGTACTACCGGCCGCCGGGCGCTGGCGGATCTGCGGGAGCTGCTGGGCGTGCTCAGTCCCGCGCACGACGCGAAAGCGGCTCCGCGGGAGCCGACCGCCGGTTCGTTGCGCGAGCTGGTGGAGCAGACCCGGCTGGTCGGGCAGCCGATCGAACTGGTCGAGGACCGTCCGTCGCGAGTCATCGACGACGGGACCGGTCTGGTGGTGTATCGCGTCGTCCAGGAAGCGCTCACGAACGCGCTGAAACATGCGCCCGGTCGAAGAACGGTGGTTCGCGTGCTGTCCGTCGTCCCTGATCACGTCATCGTCGAGGTGAGGACCGAAGGTCCGGGTCACGGGCCGACGAACGGGCCGACGAGCGGACTGGCTCGCGGTCCTCGGCCGGCTCCCTCCGGTCGGGGACTCGATGGGCTGCGTCGCCGGATGGCACTGGTCGCGGGGGAGTTGGTCGCCGAGCAAAGTGTGGACGGCAGCTTCGTGGTGCGCGCGACGTTGCCCATCAACGGCAAAGCCGGGGGCATGGGAAACATCGGGACCACAGGGAGTACGGCGTGA